Below is a window of Pseudobdellovibrionaceae bacterium DNA.
AGACCGCGTCGGACTTCGGGCAACTCGCGAGGAAGATCACCGCCTGCGCGATCGTCAGCCGTCCCTCGGGAAGTCCCACCCACTCAAAGCCCTGGGCCGCGGCGACCGCGACCTGCAGCGCGCGCGGCTCGGCGTTCCCGATGTCCTCGGACGCCGAGATGATGAGGCGGCGAAGGATCAGGCGCGGATCGACCCCGCCCTCCATGAGCTGGGTCGCCCACAGAAGGGCCGCATCCGGGTCCGAGCCGCGGATCGACTTGATCATGGCCGAGAGGCCCGAGTGGTAGTCGTCCTCGGGAAGCGCCGGGCGGGTCTGCTCGGACAGGATCTTGAGGGCTTCCTCTTCGGTCAGATCCGTCGCCTGCGACTGCTGGGCCTCCCACAGGAGTTCGAACTGCACGAGCGCGCGCCGGGCATCGCCCGTCGTCGCTTCGGCCACGAACTGCAGAAGCCCCGTCGGAAAGGCGCGCGCGGCCGGCTGGTCCACACGCAAGGTGGCCTCGGCCCTTTCGAGGAGCGGGCGGATCTCGTCCGCGGTCAGCTTCCGAAGCTCGAGCGTGCGCAGGCGGCTACGGAGGGCCGGGCGCAGGAAAAAGACCGGATTTTCGGTGGTCGCGCCGAGCACCACGATGTTTCCCTTTTCCACGGGGTCCAGCAGCGCCTCTTGCTGCACTTTCGTGAGCCCGTGAATCTCGTCGATGAAGACCAGGGTCTGTTTATTCTCCACAAGCTTACGGTGACGTCCTTCCTCGGACAGGGACCGCAACTCGGACACCTTCAGCTCCGAGCCGTGGGCGCGAATCCAGACGCCTTTAAAGTGATTTTCAAGAACGCTCACGATCGAGGTCTTACCGCAGCCCGGAGGACCGTGAAGCAAAAGACTCGGCCAGAATTCACGTCCCGCGAGCTCTTTCAGCCGGGGAAGGACGTGGGTCTGCCCCAAGACGTCGCCCCACTCACGCGGGCGCAGGCGCTCGGCCAGCGGAGAGAGTCCGGAGTTTCGTTCGTTCTGCGTAAAAAGGGTCGGTTCGTTGATCGGCACGTCGTGGATTTAACGGCGATGGCCACGGGGGTCAACGGAAACGGCCCGGTTCCCCGGGCCGTCATACGATCTGGCGGTGAGCGGGAGCGGCAAACTCCGCTTAGAAGATCCCCTGGAACGAGAAGCGGCCGGAAGCGCGTCCCACCAAAGGCGTCTCGCTGCCGTCCGCGCGTTGCTTGATCGCGTAGACGATCATGTTGACCGTCCCGCTGAAAGACGAGCGCAGGGTCCCGTCCGTGGCCCGCAGCCCCCCGACCATGATGGACTTCTGGAAGGGGAAGGTCGCCTGCGCGGGTTTGAGTTTTTCCTCGTCGCGGGAGCCGTTCATCAGGCAGTTCAGATCTTGGCTCGCGATGGTGATCGGCCGGTCGCTGGAGGACAGTCCTCCCGAGACGACGTTCAGCTTCACGTAAACCACCTTCAGCTCGGTATTGGCCTCGCCGTCCCAGGTGATGGTCATGCGGCCCAGGTTCATGTGCAGCGGCGAAACGTCATCCGCCGAAGCATTGTCGATCACCGCGCGGCAGCTTTTGCCGGGCGCATCCAGCAGGATGAACTCCGAAGAGGACAACGCCACGGTGATGTCCCCACCCGTTTGTTGGAGCGGTTGGCACGAGCACAGAAGCGCCACGGCACTCATCAGCGCCGCGCCCCGGATCCCCATTTTGAATTGGCCAAGAGATGTCATCGTCATTGGAAATTCCCTTCCAACACCGCGCCCCTAGAACGAGAAATCGTCAGATTCTCCACTGCTTCCTCCAGTTTGACTCGGAATCACCTGGCTATCAAGCTGGCCGAGGATTCGCGGAGTCAGGAACATCAGCAGCTCGTTCCGCTGCTCGGATTGGTTATTAGATCGAAACAACCAGCCAATGACCGGCAGGCGTCCCAAGCCCGGGACGAGCGTATCAGTATTACGCGCATCATTTTGATAAATCCCGCCGATGACCGCCGTCTGACCGTTCTTCACCATCACGCGAGTCGACGCCTTACGACTGTTGATCGAGGGCGCGCCGTCTTGATTGTTCGCGATTTCCCCCGCGAACTCACGCAGCATATCGATCTTCATCATGACCGCGCCGTCGTTGGTCAGCTGGGGAGTCACTTCCAGCGCGAGTTTCGTGTCCTTGAAGCTGACGGACGTGATCGTCGAGCCGTTCGAGATCTGCGTCTGCCGCACCGGAATCTGCAGGACCTGCTCGATGTTCGCTTTTTCGTTATGCATGGTCACGATCCGCGGTGAAGATAGAACGCGGACTTTCCCCTCTTGCTCGAAGAGGTTCAGCGTCGCATTCAGATCCCCCAGGATATCGAAGGTCCCGAGGTTGAATCCCAAGGTCATGGAGCGGTTCGCGGGCACGTCCGGGTTCACCGAGAAGTTGTTGTTCATACGGACCGGCCCCTGCGAACTCGAAAGCACGTTGCGGCCCGAGCCGATTTGGGTCGGCGCCCCCGTGAAGTTCCACTGAATTCCCATGGACTCTTCGGAGTTCTCGACGGCTTCGACGATTTTACCCTCGATCAAGACCTGCTGCGGAGGCACGTCGAGCGACTGCACCACTTTCGCGGCACGATCGATGTTTTCCTCGAAGTCCGTGATGATGAGCGCCGAAGTCCGGGGATCCGAAACGACGGTTCCCGTTTTGGAGAGCATATTCTTGATCTGCTTCTCGAGGTCTTCGACCTTCGCGTAGTTCACCTGCAGCGTGCGCACCTTCGGGGCCGCATTCTGACGGCGCTGGGCCTGCAGGTCGAAAGAGTCTTTCTCTTCTTTCTGGATGTCCGCGATATTCGCGATCCGCAAGACGTTGCCGCTGCGGGTGTAGCCGAGCTTCTTCGTTTTCATCAGCAACACGAGCGCTTGATCCCAAGGGACGTTCTTCAATTTCACGCTGACTTTCCCGTCGACGCCGTCCGCGAGGATCAAGTTCACGTTCGCTTCGTCGGAAATCAACTTGAAGACTTCGCGGACTTCGACTTCATCCGTTTCGATCGAGATCTTTTTGCCGTAGAAAGTCTGGTTGTTGGCCAAGAAGTCCTCGAGATTTTCCGAAGTCATCAGCTTCGACGGCGGAATGTCGGACTCGGTCGGCCCCTCGTCGTAGTTCTCTTGGTCCATCGAGGTGTTTTGCGCCATGCTGTCCGACGAAGGCATCGGCGGCGACGTCACGACCAAAAGGGCGTTCCCCTCGGCCTGAATGACCGGCTCCGGGCTGTTCGGACGCAGTTGGACGACGACACGGGTGGTGGTGCTGCCCGCGTTCTGGTAAGCGTCGACCGCCCCGACGGTGCCGCCGAAATCGCGTGTGTTCAACGGGCGCTTCAAACGCGCCGGCAACTTCGAGTTCGGGATCTCGATGACGAACTGATTCGTGTCCGAATTCAGGCGTTGGTTGAACTGCATCGGACCGTCGCCCTGAACGACCACCGTGCCGCCGTTGTCGTTCGCACGGAACTGAAGTTCGGTGATATTGACGATTTGTCCCGTGGGCTCGCCCATCGCGGGCTCATCCCCCATGGGAGGCTGCTGCGCCATCGGATCGGAACCGGGGATGTCCGTCGGCGGAATTTCGGCCGGGGGAATCTCTTCCACCGGAGCGTCCCCTTGCGCCTGCTGGTCCATCGGCGCTTCTTCCGCCGGAAGGCCGAGCGGATCTTCACCCGCGAACGAATCGCCGCCACCGGGATCCACGGCCGCATTGCCGTCTTCGCTGGGCGCTTCTTCGAATTGCGAGAACTCATCCGAGCCGCCACCGCCGGAGCTGTCCTCGGCGATTTCACCTTCGATCGCGTCTTCCGCTTCGGTGCCGAAATCGCCGCCGGCGTTATCGCCCGAAGACTCGAAATCCGAGAAATCATCCGCCGCGACGTCTTGTTCGCCTTCAGGGCTATCCACGGACTGCGTCGAGCAACCGGTCACCATCGCGAAGATGACGATCGCCGAGATCCCCAGGCGCATACTTTTTTTGAATCCGTCCATGGCCACTCCTATCCGGGTCCGCATCCTTGCGGTCCCGCGCAAATCTACTTCCGCATTCCAATCACCCGGGTGTTCGCATTCACATACGTTCCATCCGGATTCGGCTCCGCCACCACGATTTCGCTTTCACGAATCGCCACGACGACCGCTCCTTCACGTCCCAAGCGGATCTTCTTACGAATCACGTACGTCTTTTTGTCGCCCGCCAGGATCATCGCCCGCGGTTCGCGCACGCTCCACATCACCGCGACGAGTTTGTACTCGCTGAGCGGGAAGGCCTGGAGCGGATCTTGCGCGTTGTAATCCAGCTCGGTCACGGGCCGCGCTTCCTCCAGAGGAATTTCGGGGCGCCCCTGTCGCGAGGGGAAGAACGGATCGCGCAAGCCTTCGGGGTTGTAAATGAAACCCTCGGGATTCACGTTCCGTTGCATCAGCGCATCGGGAGTCTGCATGTCCAGACCTTCCCCCGGAGGCAGATCCGGTGGCATCGCCTGCCCCTCGGGAAGCGGCATATCCGACGGCGGCGGCGCCCCCATCATATCGGGCGGCAAAGCATCCGACGGAGGAGGCAAAGACCCGTCCGCAGGCGGCGGCAAATCCATGGCCGGCGGCAAAGCATCGCTCGGCGGCGGGAGCGCGCCGTCGACCTGCGCTTGCGCGCTCGAGCCGCGGCCGCTGGCGAAGTAAAGTCCGCTAGCGACGCCTAAAAGCATCATGCCCGCGGCGATTCCCTTTTGGATGGAGAGCTTGGAATTCATCTTCCGGCCCCCCGGCGCGAATTGCTGCGCTTCTCTTTCGCTTTCGGCTCGGGTCCGACGAACTTGAAGCTCGCGATCTCGGCGTCCATGGTCATGCGGTTCGCCGCGGTTCCGCCACGGCGCTTTTCCGTGGGACCTTCGAAAGTAAACGACCGAACGCGGTACACGCGCTCGATCGTGGAAAGATTGAAGAAAA
It encodes the following:
- a CDS encoding AAA family ATPase, which translates into the protein MPINEPTLFTQNERNSGLSPLAERLRPREWGDVLGQTHVLPRLKELAGREFWPSLLLHGPPGCGKTSIVSVLENHFKGVWIRAHGSELKVSELRSLSEEGRHRKLVENKQTLVFIDEIHGLTKVQQEALLDPVEKGNIVVLGATTENPVFFLRPALRSRLRTLELRKLTADEIRPLLERAEATLRVDQPAARAFPTGLLQFVAEATTGDARRALVQFELLWEAQQSQATDLTEEEALKILSEQTRPALPEDDYHSGLSAMIKSIRGSDPDAALLWATQLMEGGVDPRLILRRLIISASEDIGNAEPRALQVAVAAAQGFEWVGLPEGRLTIAQAVIFLASCPKSDAVYVSSGNATKWVDQGYPWKVPAPLTQEGKDLYKNPHNESRGWVKQRYLPEGLTAETPVMSWTGRGQEKKLIEYLQWLRQSKIASRDPGTEPTE
- a CDS encoding pilus assembly protein PilP, whose amino-acid sequence is MNSKLSIQKGIAAGMMLLGVASGLYFASGRGSSAQAQVDGALPPPSDALPPAMDLPPPADGSLPPPSDALPPDMMGAPPPSDMPLPEGQAMPPDLPPGEGLDMQTPDALMQRNVNPEGFIYNPEGLRDPFFPSRQGRPEIPLEEARPVTELDYNAQDPLQAFPLSEYKLVAVMWSVREPRAMILAGDKKTYVIRKKIRLGREGAVVVAIRESEIVVAEPNPDGTYVNANTRVIGMRK
- the pilQ gene encoding type IV pilus secretin PilQ produces the protein MDGFKKSMRLGISAIVIFAMVTGCSTQSVDSPEGEQDVAADDFSDFESSGDNAGGDFGTEAEDAIEGEIAEDSSGGGGSDEFSQFEEAPSEDGNAAVDPGGGDSFAGEDPLGLPAEEAPMDQQAQGDAPVEEIPPAEIPPTDIPGSDPMAQQPPMGDEPAMGEPTGQIVNITELQFRANDNGGTVVVQGDGPMQFNQRLNSDTNQFVIEIPNSKLPARLKRPLNTRDFGGTVGAVDAYQNAGSTTTRVVVQLRPNSPEPVIQAEGNALLVVTSPPMPSSDSMAQNTSMDQENYDEGPTESDIPPSKLMTSENLEDFLANNQTFYGKKISIETDEVEVREVFKLISDEANVNLILADGVDGKVSVKLKNVPWDQALVLLMKTKKLGYTRSGNVLRIANIADIQKEEKDSFDLQAQRRQNAAPKVRTLQVNYAKVEDLEKQIKNMLSKTGTVVSDPRTSALIITDFEENIDRAAKVVQSLDVPPQQVLIEGKIVEAVENSEESMGIQWNFTGAPTQIGSGRNVLSSSQGPVRMNNNFSVNPDVPANRSMTLGFNLGTFDILGDLNATLNLFEQEGKVRVLSSPRIVTMHNEKANIEQVLQIPVRQTQISNGSTITSVSFKDTKLALEVTPQLTNDGAVMMKIDMLREFAGEIANNQDGAPSINSRKASTRVMVKNGQTAVIGGIYQNDARNTDTLVPGLGRLPVIGWLFRSNNQSEQRNELLMFLTPRILGQLDSQVIPSQTGGSSGESDDFSF